TTGATTGGAAAGCATATGAACTATTAGATATTCGCAAACTATTATAAGCCATTGGCACTATTTAGAATGAGAAACTAGAGTTCCATGAATTTAGAGGTTGGCGGTAGTTACAGCATGGATGTGCTTcttactaaatttggcataCAACCATGCAACTTGTTGCACCACTATCAAGACCCAGTGTACGTGAACAAAATTCACAACTAAAACAACATCACTGCACATTGGATTCTGCAAGGAATGCTCCAATTATGACAAACCTTAACCGTACCTTGCCTCATCTCAGGATTTTAATGGATCACTGACCAGAACCAAGTTTTTATAAGCAAACAAGTTAATCTATCTTGGGAAGGTAAATAATGTATAGAGAACAAAATACTAGTGGAAAAGTTTTGTCAAACCTGAGTAGTCCCTTGGTATGAGGCAATTTTGGAGTGTTGGTGTCTTGATTCTCATAAAGCTCTGAATATTGCTTAGGATCTTCAAACATTTTGCGTGTGGAGGCCACAAAGACTCTTAAAACATTGGTTACTGGACTTCCATCTGGTTTACTTTCCCCTTTGTATGAACCTGTACCCTGCAGAAATGCAAGGGTTGCCACCAATGTACATATTGCTGGGATACCAAACCGAAGTGACCATGGTTTTATATATGGTAGAGCAATTAAACCAATAACAGGGACAAGGATTATACAACAAGCGCCAAGGAGTTTCACTCGCTCTTTTTGCACAAGGGCCAGCATTGCTTCCATTGGTTGGAATTGAAGTTGTGATATATCAACTTCAGTTTTTGGAGTACTCTCACCTTGGTGCTGCTGCTTCTTTCTCTTCTGATAATTGACCATGAAAGATGGGGTTCGTAAGTTTGGCATATATTTCAATTTTCCATCAGGCCCTCTCCTGAACTTGTATAGGAAGGACTTTGAGCTTCGTTCAAACTTCGGCTCGTTGACTTTGGGTTCATCTGGCTTCTTTTCAATCTGATTGTCTGCGAATGCAACCAGTGAGACAACATGTCCACTTAATCCAACTGCTATCAATGCTAAAGCTGTGTAAAAGAGGGCCTTTTGTGTATGACCAAGGCAAATTGGCTCGTAACCTTTACAGGTCCCTGTGGTCTTGTGTAGAACTGGTGGAGTTGACATTGATAGAAATCCCAAACCCTGTCAATAATTGCAGGCATGATACATTCAAGAAAGGCCAATCATCATCTTTAGCTAATGTTCTTGAATAACAATTTCACAATGGCCTTAAACTGATGTTCGCACATACTTCAAAAGGGACAAAATTAGCATTGAGACCAAAGATTCCTATCAAATCCCAGCAATCGGTCACGCCTAAAGACATTTTCTTTTTAAGAGATTGCACCAGCTGGATTAATTTAAGTTCTTGAATCAATAGGCAGAACTgacttttgtattttcagtttGTTACAGGCGAATATTCAGCTATTAAGGGTTATAGAAGTTAAATCATGGAACTATAACCAGCGAATATCCAGCTAACCTAGGGCTATAAAGGCTAAATCATGAACTCTAACAGTGGATTAGCAAGTATATTCAGTTCAATTGAAGAAGAAAGTAGATAAAATATACTTGCCCAGAAGAAGAACTTACAATTGAAAAGGCTGTACTTGAGAGGAGCAGATTCCAGTAGTTACCAAGACCAGCATCCACAAAGATGAAAAGCACTAATGGCAGAAATTTAGTTAGGCCAGTGTAAATATTCATGATTCCAGCAGCATGAGTAAATCCAAGTCTCCAAACATTTGTTAAGTATGTCTGCATTATCCACATCACATATGTTGCAAGCATATCTGCCCATAACAGAACTGCCAACAGAGCAAGAAATCAGCACGAGTACCACGTGGAGATTGGACTAATCCCAAAAATCTTTTGCAGAAGGGCCAAAAGCACCGATGAACAAATCAAATAAGCAGAAAAGTATTGAAGAATCAGGGATAAGAAGAATTACCCATTATTCTGAGAAATGCCATTTTCTTTGTGAACCTTATGGATTCTCCCTGTTCTTCGGCAGAGcaaaagatgaagaaaaagcAGCATTAGGACAAGGAGAAGTTCAAGAATTCCACGTTCTAGCCACAGAAAGCTAAAGAAATCTGCATTGATGTTGAATTTAGTTATTCTTTACCTCAAATTCCTGTTTGTCCCTGCTTCCTAGAGCCTAGAGGAAGAGAGATTGAGAGAATTTCTCAGCAAGAAGTCAACTACTGTGTCCTTTCACTTGCTAACCCAGCTGGAAGAAAACCACCTGCAAATGTATTTAAATAGTCCAGTGCGGACTGCAGAAAGGACAAGTTGATGCCGTGGCATGCCATGCCAATTATGGGTAATGGGCCAATGTGACTTCGATCAAAACAAGATTAGCGTAATGATTACAACGTGGTAATTAGTAATTACCTGGAAGCTCTAAGAATTTTAGCAGCTTTCCATTTTTATGTTCCCATTTCCTTAGTTTCTCTCTGTTTTTGAAGGTTTGACTGGCTTTTGGAGATTTCTTATTGCTAATCGTAGAAAAACTTATTTATGTTTTGGTTATCTATGATTtagttgtgatttttttttttttgcaaattatttatcacatagtatcttttttcttttacaattaaattttctaaaattttgaaagtttaTGATGCTTGTGTCTTTAGTATTTCCATTTTAAGTAAATCAAGGGGAGGGGGGAGAGTGGTAAATAATGTTCATTAATTTTAAGGTAACACTGCCATTTTAAGTAAAATTTTGTCCTTAGTGTCATTGTTTTGTTAgcttattatttgaaaataaattttttttgttgtatcaaaaatatatttttcatttgtttttacATGCATTATATCCCAGAAAATGTTACAGTATTATTctttaataaaatttaaaaaaaaaattatctaagCACCCTTGAGTTGGACTAAGAATATAACagcgtaaaaaaaaaaattggatctATCTAATGGTGTCCAATTAAGATATATTTTAAGTgcaatattttttaaaaagattTTTCTAACAGTTACTCTTAAGGCACTCGTTAACTCACTTATATTCACCTAacctaccatatatatacacatactaacaattattattctctcttgcatttatatacttttcctatttaatcttacttatattttcttgtatttatttactttccctaattaatcttatatttttaaaaatataatataacacttgaaatatattttaacgagTGCCCTATAAGCACTCGTTAGACAAATCgatttgaaaatataaaattaattagaataaataaataaatacaaggaaTGATAAGTAagattaaataaagaaaatatataatGCAAGGAAGAATAATAATTGCTAGTATATGTATAAACATGATAGGTTAGATAAATTTTAGGTGTGTTAATGACTGTCCAATGAGCACCtgttcaaaaaattcaaacttataacACCACCATACCAATTTTGGATGTCTTACTCTAATCTCACAAGAGTATTAATTAAAGAAGAATatttaaaatcagaaaaaacaACTACAAGGAGATGGTAAGAAACATGTTAATCCACTCATATTGGTATTTTCTGCAATATTTTTGGAAGAGAAACTTTTTAGGAATTCGAACTTTCTACTTCAGAAAAGTCAGCATACTTGTACAACTTCCACAGATGGAACTATACATGTCTTTTTCCATCAACTaagaaccaaaaaagaaaataaataaaagaaagaaaaacccaTGCTAGAAAATTTATCTAGGGAGGTACAACTATGCcatgccttttcttttcttttcttttttttcaagtgTAAGTGCTAgagtttgaatttgaaaattttcacatatatttctttttctcaaaccaTTCAACCCATTCCTGCATTCCCTGCCATGCCCGTTGACAATAGGTCTAGAAGAAACAACTCATGTATTTAAACATGGCAATGCCACTTGAGATAAAGTAAAGTTATCCTACCAATAAgacatgaaataaaataatagtaaTATTGTTTCAATTATTGCAATATTTTATGCATGGAGGCCTTAACAAGTTGAACGAAGTTTTGGAAAAGAATGATTAGTGCACATTGCTCCAATTTGTCAATTAGATTAAGAGTTCACATCATGATTAACAAGGTTATCTACCATCTTTCATGACatggatttaatttctagtggTTGCCGAGGCTAATTAATAGTATAACTTGTACTTCATTAATGATTGAAACCTTAAGTAAAACCAGGAGTACAATTCAGTGAGAGGAAAGAATCTTGATTAAAACAGATGGTTAAATGGGGCTAATGCCATGAATTAAAAAAGCTCGGAATTCCCTCACGGTTGATTTATTGCCTAATCCAGATAATTGAACTGATGCATTCTTTTTTTGGAATGCCAGTCCAATTTCAGTTAACTTAAGAAGCCAAAACTTAAAATAAGTTTTTCTTATGACTAAGAGAGAACACTGAGGGgtttgtccaaaaaaaaataaaaaatagactTAATTGAGATTGGTAAATAGAGAGTATTGAGCAAACAAATGTTTTGCTTCATCTAAAATCgtatatataaaaaaaggaaGTCAAAATGTGACGgctccacctccccctaaggcgtaccaaagggttcgacgggtcgcctgcccaactctaatgatgtcatgattcagagatcaaatgtacgtttattgctctcatGAGCCGGtaaaatcattgcacttgaacacccaacgctcaaatatatcatttaacattaacattgagagggagcccctttttgagctccagataaacatgaacatgaaccataaacaaggtggagacgttggtgtccagcactagacttttccaaaactcattgaagccaaatcatgtcatgaatccacatgcaagcacgcatgatatgcaatcgaataaataatgcaagaagcatttcacaagtactttggaaatagtttagggtcactcacctccatggctcagaaatcatccatcatataacattgccttgctcaaattcaagtcttagatcacaaactcaatgcaaacaagtcccttcaaagttcggacagcacttcccctgaatttgctaacttttccagccatcatggcttcatcaaaatgatcgaaatgcattattgtgaaatatatttgatttttgattttactggttactcgctgagcttctaactcaccccaaaactattttattcccctccacatggctcgtggcgaaggaaggcttgttgtgattttattgttgtggaattcctcttgtataagaattgggatcatggatcagagtggcgtaGTGGAAGCGTgaacgcttcgcttttgatatgtaaatgttggaacatttgatgtaatatttgagatttatattgtaatctgtttgaggaatgtagtgaacgactgagtcccggcgagagttgggcaggcggtccgccgaaccctgaggtacgccctagggggaggtggagcCGTCACACAAAACCTCACTGAAGTAGCCTCAAGAAAAGAAGATTTTATTAGAGGGACACTGGAATATTTTCTTCACtgtcaatttttttaatatggTAATTGACTTGAGATTTAAAATTCATCGAAGTACACTATTGAACTACAATCGTACTATGATGGGAAAATGCATACCAAATAGGTTTCCCACTTTCTAGAACCCATAAATTATGCTTTAacgggcctgtttggaacctgagttttttgagagtttgtctaaaactttactgtagtacactgtagaagtttttgaaaaaatttgtgtaaaattttttgtaaggtgaaaattttttttgtagaagtttttaagaggaaaaacttttttttttctttttctctttctctttttctttttctttcttttctttttcttttctttcttctcttcttcttcttcttccttcccttcCCCCTTCCCCGTTACCAGCCCCCCTCCCCGCAGCAACGCAGCACCCCCTAcccctccccctctccctccCTCTGCCGTCACCCTCCCtctccccttccccctccctccctttccccttccccttcttTCCCCTGCCACTCCTCTTCtccctcccccgccacccccCTCTGCTCTCCACCCCTTTTCCTCCACTCTCCTTGCCACCCGCCACCCATATTCCTCCCCTCTCCCCCGCCACCCGCCACCCCTTTCTTCTCCTCCCGTCACCTCTTCTCCTCCCCTCTCCGCCGCCGCCCCTCTTCTCCCTCTGCCCCGCCAACCCCCTCTGCCCGTCACCTTCTTTTTCTCCTCCCCTCATCTATCCCCGTCACCCTCAGCAGCCCCGTCGCCCTCGCGCGAACAGATCGCAGCTCCCCTCCCCTCCACTTTTGCGATCTGGTAATGGGACCAGATCTGGTCGCGGGAGGGGGAGGGTTGCGGGggacacacaaaaaaaaaagaggaaggcaGTCAAATTGGGTAAAGGAGGAGGATGGcagggagagggagaaaggcaaaaaaaaagaaaaagaaaatggcgCCGGAGGTGGTGATGGTCGGCGACGGAAGTGGTGGACTGGGTTGGGAtggtagaagaagaagaaagccaaagggaagggaattttttttatgtgtGTTTTGTGTATTGGGTTGGGATGGTGGAGGAATTTGTGTGtgttttgtgtattttgaagtgtgtaggtaaaaaattttgagaagttttttgagttcctgtagcaaaagttgttaaaaaacttgtaagtAAAAAACTTGCCCAAAAAACTAGCTTCCAAACAGGGCCAAAAAACTACTACAGTTGATTGAGGCAAGACCCAGACAAAAGTTTTTCAAAGAGGCTGGCTATGTAATTCAAACGCCCATTTCCGAGAAAGCGAAGGGTTTCCTTTTGCAGCCTAATGATTGCACTTGAGGACAGAAATTTTCTATGATTGGTTCAACTGTAAATGCAGAATTTTGTAGGTGTGGACGGATTTAGAATAACGTGCATTTGGGTCAAGGACGCGAGATACGACTTGCCAAAGAAAAAGTTTGACTCTAATTTTTTATAGTAGCAGAATTGCGGCACGTCTTTTGCGAATAAGAATTCTTAATCTTAGAATGagttggataaaattgaaattcaaaaattaaaatcttAAATTTGATcccattaaattattaaattattaaatactaaatttgatatatttgaatatatatatattacattaaatgaca
This portion of the Coffea eugenioides isolate CCC68of chromosome 11, Ceug_1.0, whole genome shotgun sequence genome encodes:
- the LOC113753683 gene encoding protein NRT1/ PTR FAMILY 5.5-like, producing the protein MAFLRIMVLLWADMLATYVMWIMQTYLTNVWRLGFTHAAGIMNIYTGLTKFLPLVLFIFVDAGLGNYWNLLLSSTAFSIGLGFLSMSTPPVLHKTTGTCKGYEPICLGHTQKALFYTALALIAVGLSGHVVSLVAFADNQIEKKPDEPKVNEPKFERSSKSFLYKFRRGPDGKLKYMPNLRTPSFMVNYQKRKKQQHQGESTPKTEVDISQLQFQPMEAMLALVQKERVKLLGACCIILVPVIGLIALPYIKPWSLRFGIPAICTLVATLAFLQGTGSYKGESKPDGSPVTNVLRVFVASTRKMFEDPKQYSELYENQDTNTPKLPHTKGLLSFLDKAAIQLMTEIEEPEKHRWRLCTRTEVEETKIIIRMMPIWITFVICGVITSVGNTYFVEQANHMNYKIGKLKLPNSVILVFYEISKSRIKLIYTAIGRCLRGAHKEKYAPSIGIALATIFSVLCCITASGIETRRIHVIRSHGLLDKQEDKIPLSVFVLLPQYFLLAGLDSLYENSVTPFLTDQSPPSMKKYLVYLSPGLSGLGIVGSVLSVYVVGKVSEKGGKRNWFQYTLNQSRLDRYYWVLAALSAANFIWFVFWAVLFPLREPGSNDEKAAENDEEKAGNNDGNEEQIRNQEKEEPIGNREWVDPSLNFVNDLLGANITR